A window of Ranitomeya variabilis isolate aRanVar5 chromosome 2, aRanVar5.hap1, whole genome shotgun sequence contains these coding sequences:
- the LOC143805855 gene encoding SERTA domain-containing protein 1-like, protein MLAKGIKRKFSEVEGEMGTGPEVEVAARCQSSLPAVQSHCLMNISLVKLHRSLHHVEPNLRHLVLVANTLRRLQDNMQTESSATGMWKSTEDNSRKDYSQTYVIESKKPALEIPAEDALFSTMDASLYSSISTILEDLNNFEGLSRSPLPPADEDQLCSPKDLSKDGSREESGKLTPTSGFPNSSTYLLGDNLEDIFEDIDTSMYDSDPWASSNLLNFKTFTSMNETEEKTLSDGQDSMLELSDLDYLMDVLVGTQNC, encoded by the coding sequence ATGTTGGCCAAGGGGATCAAACGTAAATTTTCGGAGGTCGAAGGGGAGATGGGAACTGGTCCCGAAGTAGAGGTAGCAGCTCGATGCCAGAGCTCGCTTCCTGCGGTGCAATCCCATTGCTTGATGAACATATCTCTAGTGAAGCTTCACCGTAGCCTGCACCACGTGGAACCAAACCTGAGGCATCTCGTGCTGGTGGCCAACACCTTACGACGTCTTCAAGATAACATGCAAACAGAATCAAGTGCCACCGGCATGTGGAAATCCACGGAGGATAACTCCAGAAAAGACTACTCCCAAACATATGTCATTGAGAGCAAGAAACCAGCTCTAGAGATCCCCGCAGAAGATGCCCTGTTCTCCACCATGGATGCATCTTTATACTCTTCCATTTCCACCATTCTTGAAGACTTAAACAATTTTGAGGGGTTGAGCCGCTCACCACTTCCCCCAGCAGACGAAGATCAATTATGTTCCCCAAAAGACTTAAGCAAAGATGGAAGTCGAGAAGAATCTGGTAAGCTGACACCTACATCCGGCTTCCCAAATTCCTCCACCTATCTCCTCGGGGACAACCTGGAGGACATTTTTGAAGACATCGACACTTCCATGTATGATAGTGACCCATGGGCGAGCAGCAACCTTTTAAACTTCAAGACTTTTACTAGCATGAACGAGACGGAAGAGAAGACATTGTCCGACGGACAGGACTCTATGTTGGAACTTAGCGACTTGGACTATCTCATGGATGTTCTAGTGGGAACCCAAAACTGCTGA